A genomic region of Leptotrichia hofstadii contains the following coding sequences:
- the feoB gene encoding ferrous iron transport protein B encodes MINVAFVGNPNVGKTALINQISHASLKIGNWPGVTIEKKEVFFKIGNEDIKLIDLPGIYNLSINTPEERVSRDFLLNEKVDIIINVMDSTSLEKNIYLTALLKELSIPIVMALNFEDEFKRIGYKLDVDRFQKQLGIPVVFTSGKSGNGVDKLMEKVVEISKQTSSEHKQHRLLFDKEIESNIETLKNKLKNEKSYEKMLEKYPVDWLVIKILENDTNVIARVKNEFGINLLDVGSLEKKNLEEHYGIEPEDVLARARYGIVRGIISANLTRGTGNKFALTDKIDKILLNKFLGGIAFLAIIYAVFVIVFDGSSPFIDWIDGFFSDFVIKYVGHAIEGVPDWLSSFVLEGILAGVGSVLTFVPLMFFIYFFMAILEESGYMARVAFILNKMMTKVGLSGKAFIPMLIGFGCTVPAIYSTRTLEDEKTRRLTGVIATFMSCGARLPVYSLLAAAFFSKQAALVVVSIYLFGVFMALFVAFILKRFNYFKGNNTELLIELPPYRLPSAKVVWNNMKSKTFAYVKKATTVILGILLIIWFFQYFPNKGDAENSYLGQAAKVVQPVFKPTGFGDRWEPVASIVPSIIAKETVVGFLGQILLSEKEDEQQEYNFVNDLKKQGIGLGNAVLDSIKSLGHIATFKISTLEMKSQEDLDEDAGGNIVPAIRNLWNDKYGPIRAYSFMLYVLLVVPCAVAMGALKQEFGWKLLAFQVSMLLILPYAVSVLFFNVARLFV; translated from the coding sequence ATGATAAACGTAGCATTTGTTGGAAATCCTAACGTAGGAAAAACCGCTTTAATTAATCAAATCTCACATGCAAGTTTAAAAATAGGAAACTGGCCAGGAGTAACAATAGAAAAAAAAGAAGTTTTTTTTAAGATAGGCAATGAAGATATAAAACTTATCGATTTGCCGGGAATTTACAATTTATCAATAAATACTCCTGAAGAACGTGTTTCAAGAGATTTTTTATTAAATGAAAAAGTTGATATAATAATCAATGTTATGGATTCCACATCGCTTGAGAAAAATATTTATTTAACAGCTCTATTAAAGGAACTCAGCATTCCAATCGTTATGGCACTTAACTTTGAGGATGAATTTAAAAGGATTGGTTATAAGCTGGATGTGGACAGATTTCAAAAGCAGCTTGGCATCCCAGTCGTCTTTACAAGTGGAAAATCTGGAAACGGTGTAGACAAGCTTATGGAAAAAGTAGTTGAAATTTCAAAACAAACTTCATCAGAACATAAACAGCACAGACTTTTGTTTGACAAAGAAATTGAAAGTAATATCGAAACTTTGAAAAATAAACTAAAAAATGAGAAATCCTATGAAAAAATGCTAGAAAAATATCCTGTTGACTGGCTTGTTATCAAAATTTTAGAAAATGATACAAATGTAATAGCAAGAGTAAAAAATGAATTCGGGATCAACTTATTAGATGTTGGAAGTCTTGAGAAGAAAAATCTTGAGGAACATTACGGAATTGAGCCTGAAGATGTATTGGCAAGGGCAAGATACGGAATTGTGCGTGGAATTATTTCGGCAAATTTAACAAGAGGTACTGGAAATAAATTTGCCTTGACAGATAAAATTGATAAAATACTTCTAAATAAATTTTTGGGCGGAATCGCATTTCTTGCTATAATTTATGCAGTGTTTGTTATTGTATTTGATGGAAGTTCGCCCTTTATTGACTGGATTGACGGATTTTTTAGTGATTTTGTAATAAAATATGTAGGGCATGCTATTGAAGGAGTACCTGACTGGCTAAGCAGCTTTGTGCTGGAAGGAATTCTTGCTGGAGTAGGTTCAGTCTTGACATTTGTTCCGCTTATGTTCTTTATATATTTTTTCATGGCAATTCTTGAAGAAAGTGGGTATATGGCACGTGTAGCGTTTATTCTGAATAAAATGATGACAAAGGTTGGGCTTTCTGGAAAAGCATTTATCCCAATGTTAATCGGATTTGGATGTACAGTTCCAGCAATTTATTCAACAAGAACCTTAGAAGATGAGAAAACAAGAAGGCTGACAGGAGTTATTGCCACTTTTATGTCTTGTGGTGCAAGACTTCCAGTTTATTCTCTTCTTGCGGCAGCTTTTTTCAGCAAACAGGCAGCCCTAGTTGTAGTTTCAATTTATCTTTTTGGAGTATTTATGGCTCTTTTTGTGGCATTTATACTAAAACGGTTCAATTACTTCAAGGGAAATAACACGGAACTTCTAATAGAACTGCCTCCATATAGATTACCAAGTGCAAAAGTTGTATGGAACAATATGAAATCAAAAACTTTTGCTTATGTAAAAAAAGCAACCACAGTAATTTTAGGAATACTGCTAATTATCTGGTTTTTCCAATATTTTCCAAATAAAGGAGATGCCGAAAATTCTTACTTAGGACAAGCGGCAAAAGTTGTACAGCCTGTTTTCAAGCCAACTGGCTTTGGTGACAGATGGGAACCTGTAGCTTCCATTGTTCCAAGTATTATAGCAAAGGAAACTGTTGTAGGATTTTTAGGGCAAATTTTGTTGTCAGAGAAAGAAGACGAGCAACAGGAATATAATTTTGTAAATGATTTAAAAAAGCAAGGAATTGGTCTAGGAAATGCTGTACTTGATTCTATAAAATCTTTAGGACACATTGCGACTTTCAAAATTTCAACTTTGGAAATGAAAAGTCAGGAAGATCTTGATGAGGATGCTGGAGGAAATATCGTTCCAGCAATTAGAAATCTATGGAATGATAAATATGGTCCAATAAGAGCTTATTCATTTATGCTGTATGTTCTTCTTGTAGTGCCGTGTGCTGTAGCAATGGGAGCATTAAAACAGGAATTTGGCTGGAAATTGTTAGCATTTCAGGTATCAATGCTATTAATTTTACCTTATGCTGTATCAGTACTGTTTTTTAATGTCGCACGATTATTTGTATAA
- a CDS encoding FeoB-associated Cys-rich membrane protein — MVKTVVVAAIAAVIALTVFRKIYKDYKKNKNFCGTDCCSCSGASSCNSHGEAEDYNK, encoded by the coding sequence ATGGTAAAAACAGTCGTTGTTGCTGCAATTGCAGCTGTAATTGCGCTTACAGTCTTTAGAAAAATATACAAAGATTATAAGAAAAATAAAAATTTTTGTGGAACAGATTGCTGTAGCTGTTCAGGTGCTTCATCCTGCAATTCACATGGAGAAGCAGAAGATTATAATAAATAG
- a CDS encoding tyrosine-type recombinase/integrase has translation MKRIKNANGTGSVTKTTKRKPYRVRVTDWKTKKRVSLGYYETRKQAMEVLNEYLYNPYDVENSTMTFKGLYRLFIENQKGLVAVGTIKGYENSFKRCKPLHSLIFREIKSPQMQDTVNSLDCSVATKKITKNFLTVLSNYAMELEIMTVNRAKFIRLPKESSKRQKNVFTGYEIQKLWNNIGIQWVDYILIMIYTGMRIGEITELKKENVDLLRRIINGGNKTEKGRHRQIPIHKDIFQLVKGLYESSPTEYLLYNKKWVFEKKKKENKPIRTNYFREKFYKTLEELEMNHKPHDCRKTLATFMNNQKINSVVITDILGHEDISTTNEYYIQSDIEELTVSMDNIKFLNDVN, from the coding sequence ATGAAAAGAATAAAAAATGCAAATGGTACTGGAAGTGTAACAAAAACCACGAAAAGAAAGCCGTACAGGGTAAGAGTTACGGACTGGAAAACAAAGAAAAGGGTATCGCTGGGATATTATGAAACAAGGAAACAGGCAATGGAAGTGCTGAATGAATATTTATACAATCCCTATGATGTAGAGAACAGCACAATGACATTTAAGGGGCTGTATAGATTGTTTATAGAGAATCAGAAAGGACTGGTTGCAGTTGGCACGATAAAGGGCTACGAGAACAGCTTTAAAAGATGTAAGCCGTTACATAGTCTAATATTTAGGGAAATAAAAAGCCCTCAAATGCAAGACACGGTAAACAGTCTTGATTGCAGTGTAGCAACAAAGAAAATCACAAAGAATTTTCTGACAGTATTATCCAACTATGCTATGGAGCTTGAGATAATGACAGTGAACAGGGCAAAGTTTATAAGATTGCCAAAGGAAAGCAGTAAAAGGCAAAAGAATGTGTTTACAGGCTATGAAATTCAAAAGCTATGGAATAATATTGGCATACAATGGGTAGACTATATTTTAATTATGATTTACACAGGTATGAGAATAGGCGAAATTACAGAACTGAAAAAAGAAAACGTTGACTTATTACGTAGGATTATAAATGGCGGAAACAAGACGGAAAAAGGGAGACATAGACAAATACCTATACACAAGGACATATTTCAGTTAGTGAAAGGACTATATGAGAGCAGTCCAACTGAATATTTGCTATATAATAAAAAATGGGTATTCGAGAAAAAGAAAAAAGAAAATAAGCCGATACGTACAAATTATTTTAGAGAAAAGTTTTATAAGACGCTGGAAGAGTTGGAAATGAATCATAAGCCACACGATTGCCGAAAGACATTGGCAACCTTTATGAACAATCAGAAAATAAATAGCGTTGTAATAACCGATATACTAGGACATGAGGACATAAGCACTACAAATGAATATTATATTCAATCAGATATCGAGGAATTGACTGTATCAATGGATAACATCAAATTTTTGAATGATGTAAATTAA
- a CDS encoding helix-turn-helix domain-containing protein codes for MNLKSKRMEYIVLKHKIREKRLNYQKLAKELRISESGLNKKINGKNYFTQSEIYKIKELLELTDNELIKIFF; via the coding sequence TTGAACTTGAAATCAAAAAGAATGGAATACATTGTATTAAAGCACAAGATAAGGGAGAAAAGATTAAATTACCAGAAATTAGCTAAGGAATTAAGAATATCGGAAAGTGGACTTAATAAAAAAATAAACGGAAAAAATTATTTTACACAGTCGGAAATATACAAAATAAAAGAGTTATTAGAACTAACGGACAATGAATTGATTAAAATATTTTTTTGA
- a CDS encoding protein rep, producing the protein MSERGNYPKRYRYTEEDTDRIIEILEIIEEYRKESEIDETLECINNELLYGNGEISYITRCKRQTCPLCRENRKYKTYLKLKEKINEQKGIRYILMTFNGREISDLSKLSKEVGENNDIVAKIVRKRSIQAIMLGYVKIVEISYNKYSKRLLPHIHLLLGVREDFKKHWIRKKEIEKLEKTWKKWKKETITNAIDVKVVKNTDEDIEKVLRYITVARKKRIMKLYDMEIRAFFEMINDRKRLFTTSGIFK; encoded by the coding sequence ATGAGTGAAAGGGGAAATTATCCGAAAAGATATAGATACACGGAAGAAGACACAGACAGGATAATAGAAATATTGGAAATCATAGAGGAATACAGGAAAGAAAGTGAGATTGATGAAACGCTTGAATGCATAAACAATGAACTTTTGTATGGAAATGGAGAAATAAGCTATATAACAAGGTGCAAGCGTCAGACTTGTCCTCTATGCAGGGAAAACAGGAAATACAAGACATATTTAAAGCTAAAGGAAAAAATAAACGAACAAAAGGGAATCCGATATATCCTAATGACATTTAATGGCAGAGAAATAAGCGATTTATCAAAACTAAGCAAGGAAGTGGGGGAAAATAATGACATAGTGGCAAAAATCGTAAGGAAAAGGAGCATACAGGCAATAATGCTGGGTTATGTAAAGATAGTTGAAATTTCCTATAATAAATATTCTAAAAGACTTTTACCGCATATCCATTTATTATTAGGAGTTAGAGAGGATTTTAAAAAGCATTGGATTAGAAAAAAAGAAATTGAAAAACTGGAAAAGACTTGGAAAAAATGGAAAAAGGAAACTATCACAAACGCTATTGATGTAAAAGTGGTAAAGAATACTGATGAAGATATAGAAAAAGTATTGAGATATATCACGGTTGCAAGGAAAAAGCGTATAATGAAACTTTATGATATGGAAATTCGGGCCTTTTTTGAAATGATAAACGACAGGAAAAGGCTGTTTACTACTTCAGGGATATTCAAATAA
- a CDS encoding Rha family transcriptional regulator has product MNELVTKIGKEPKESITSLELLELINKFRIEDGNKTKLEHKDLLKAIRNEFRKQIGEGKISPTSYKDNWNRNQPKFDLTLKQSLRLLTKESIEVREKVFDYIEKLEKQNQMLRQALWNRQNNEWLLTRKQGKITRRKETDAIAVLIPYAKSQGSNNADRLYIVYSRLVNRLAGVDDGTRETVDVETLLHIKKLEDLFSKVIFESMEKQLFYKDIYGKCKALGYQLMQFMKLDMPNIYKINENQKQLGLM; this is encoded by the coding sequence ATGAATGAATTAGTAACAAAAATAGGCAAAGAGCCTAAGGAAAGTATCACAAGTTTGGAATTATTGGAATTAATCAATAAGTTTAGGATAGAAGACGGAAATAAAACAAAATTAGAACATAAAGACCTATTGAAAGCTATAAGAAATGAATTTAGAAAACAAATAGGTGAGGGAAAAATTTCGCCGACCTCGTATAAGGATAATTGGAATAGAAACCAGCCTAAGTTTGATTTGACTTTAAAGCAATCATTAAGACTTTTGACAAAGGAAAGCATAGAAGTGAGAGAAAAAGTATTTGATTATATTGAAAAGCTGGAAAAACAAAATCAGATGTTAAGGCAGGCATTATGGAACAGGCAAAATAATGAATGGCTACTCACTAGAAAGCAAGGAAAAATCACAAGGCGAAAGGAAACGGACGCAATAGCTGTATTAATACCTTATGCAAAATCACAGGGGAGCAACAATGCTGACAGGCTTTATATTGTGTATTCAAGGCTTGTAAATAGACTTGCAGGAGTAGATGACGGAACAAGGGAAACGGTCGATGTTGAAACGTTGCTACATATCAAAAAGCTAGAGGACTTATTTTCAAAAGTTATATTTGAGAGTATGGAAAAGCAGTTGTTTTATAAAGATATTTACGGAAAATGCAAAGCACTTGGCTACCAATTAATGCAATTTATGAAACTGGATATGCCAAATATATACAAAATCAATGAAAATCAGAAACAATTGGGCCTGATGTAA
- a CDS encoding DUF739 family protein encodes MVNNKLKGKLKEYSFNYDNFSKVIGLSKTAFTNKINGKGFKDKEIAKMKKIFNLTNDEVVEIFINE; translated from the coding sequence ATGGTAAACAACAAATTAAAGGGGAAATTGAAAGAATACAGTTTCAATTATGATAATTTTTCAAAGGTTATAGGATTATCAAAAACAGCATTTACAAATAAAATCAATGGAAAAGGTTTTAAAGATAAGGAAATCGCTAAAATGAAAAAAATCTTTAATTTAACCAATGATGAAGTAGTAGAAATCTTTATAAACGAATAG
- a CDS encoding helix-turn-helix domain-containing protein has translation MEKEINDFKHLGEVVKFLRKSKKMTQIELAKKLNKTPYTIKRYEKNGKIPLEVVKEIFLIFEVSKTLAASFISNAFLDYRALTETERQEVVKILKAGVDEMTEEEEFEKGFEILVNLSHFNRFSVYKEDEYIIVRIADYDFNEYFKVKKSDVGRIAEFLNENITNTLQSYLYILKALVNIEEKKKIKTKSEKDENGYIILKPDKSQKDSD, from the coding sequence ATGGAAAAAGAAATTAATGATTTTAAGCATTTGGGGGAAGTTGTTAAATTTTTAAGAAAATCTAAAAAAATGACACAAATAGAATTAGCGAAAAAATTAAATAAAACCCCATACACTATAAAAAGATATGAAAAAAACGGAAAAATTCCTTTGGAAGTAGTTAAGGAAATTTTTTTAATATTTGAGGTTTCTAAAACATTAGCAGCTTCTTTTATTTCTAATGCATTTTTAGATTATAGAGCTTTAACTGAAACCGAAAGGCAAGAAGTAGTAAAGATTTTAAAGGCTGGAGTAGACGAAATGACAGAAGAAGAAGAATTTGAAAAAGGTTTTGAAATATTAGTAAACCTTTCACATTTTAATAGATTTTCAGTTTACAAAGAAGATGAATATATTATTGTAAGGATAGCGGATTATGATTTTAACGAATATTTTAAGGTAAAAAAAAGTGATGTAGGTAGAATAGCGGAATTTCTTAATGAAAATATAACAAATACATTACAAAGCTATTTGTATATTTTGAAAGCTCTTGTAAATATTGAAGAAAAGAAAAAAATTAAAACAAAGTCTGAGAAAGATGAGAACGGTTATATTATTTTAAAACCCGATAAATCTCAAAAGGATTCCGATTAA